A window of the Egibacter rhizosphaerae genome harbors these coding sequences:
- a CDS encoding RidA family protein produces the protein MSTSDPAHGEPPETHGAPEPPGAGRPGHTHRLITDVPGNAAAAGFAHAVVPAAGRTVYLAGQTALNPDGGLEGEDIVAQLDRAAGNLLRALAAAGGEPHHLVSLQLFVTDVEAYRARLRDLGGVWRAHFGRHYPAMGLFGVARLFDEDALVELMGVAVVPPAEP, from the coding sequence ATGAGCACCAGCGACCCCGCCCACGGCGAGCCTCCCGAGACCCACGGGGCCCCCGAGCCCCCCGGGGCCGGACGCCCCGGTCACACGCACCGGCTCATCACGGACGTGCCGGGCAACGCTGCGGCCGCCGGGTTCGCGCACGCGGTCGTGCCGGCGGCCGGGCGCACCGTGTACCTGGCCGGGCAGACCGCGCTCAACCCGGACGGGGGCCTCGAGGGCGAGGACATCGTCGCCCAGCTCGACCGCGCGGCCGGCAACCTCCTGCGCGCCCTCGCCGCGGCCGGTGGCGAACCCCACCACCTGGTGTCGCTGCAGCTGTTCGTCACCGACGTCGAGGCCTATCGCGCGCGCCTGCGCGACCTCGGGGGGGTCTGGCGCGCCCATTTTGGGCGCCACTACCCGGCGATGGGGCTGTTCGGGGTGGCTCGCCTGTTCGACGAGGACGCGCTCGTCGAGCTGATGGGCGTCGCGGTCGTGCCGCCGGCCGAGCCGTGA